In Nostoc sp. GT001, a genomic segment contains:
- a CDS encoding M56 family metallopeptidase — protein sequence MHLIMILNALAVAWWLRSTWNQPQGNWSRRWQRSLFLFLFPPLLIFMTAIAVLFMGPQGQMGGMYTGSISYLLALIYLAFFAISCIKLAFQGWQSVESARNCPLVNVGDRRARLLQTGALFAGQIGFWQPELVVSQGLVQTLSPAHLESVLAHEQGHHHYRDTFWFFWLGWVRSCTAWLPNTEPLWEELLALRELRADSYAALQVDPLVLAESLLLVVSSGPVLSEICCAALGSSGADRLEQRVEALLAPTEATPEAQLQSWHGFLLAFLPLLTVIFHS from the coding sequence ATGCATCTAATAATGATTTTGAATGCTTTGGCAGTTGCCTGGTGGTTAAGATCCACTTGGAATCAACCCCAAGGCAATTGGAGTCGGCGGTGGCAGCGATCGCTATTTTTGTTTCTCTTCCCGCCCTTGCTAATTTTTATGACAGCGATCGCGGTGCTGTTCATGGGGCCTCAAGGACAAATGGGCGGGATGTATACAGGCTCAATTAGCTATTTACTAGCATTAATTTATTTGGCATTTTTTGCCATTTCATGCATTAAACTTGCTTTCCAGGGTTGGCAGTCTGTAGAATCTGCCCGTAACTGCCCCTTAGTGAATGTTGGCGATAGACGAGCCAGACTGCTGCAAACGGGCGCGTTGTTTGCAGGTCAAATCGGTTTTTGGCAACCAGAGCTAGTAGTTAGCCAAGGATTAGTACAAACTCTCTCACCCGCTCATTTAGAAAGCGTCTTAGCCCATGAGCAAGGGCATCACCATTACAGGGATACATTCTGGTTTTTCTGGCTGGGTTGGGTGCGTTCTTGCACTGCATGGTTGCCAAATACAGAGCCTTTGTGGGAAGAACTTTTAGCTTTGCGCGAACTCCGTGCTGACAGTTATGCAGCATTGCAGGTAGACCCTCTGGTGCTAGCAGAATCACTTTTATTAGTGGTTAGTAGCGGCCCCGTTTTATCGGAAATTTGCTGTGCTGCATTAGGTTCCTCTGGTGCAGATCGTTTAGAACAAAGAGTAGAAGCTTTATTAGCACCAACAGAAGCAACCCCAGAAGCTCAATTGCAATCGTGGCATGGCTTTCTGTTGGCGTTCCTACC
- a CDS encoding BlaI/MecI/CopY family transcriptional regulator, which yields MAPLPDYRPKQLSLGPLEAEILNIIWELGSATVKDVHDRILADPNRELAYTSVTTVLRRLTDKGWLACDKKERAFYWRPMLSKQQSDVIKAHEQLQRFLAVGNPDVIAAFADSLDEAASEQIAAIAKRIQSARQAREEQ from the coding sequence ATGGCACCTTTACCCGACTACCGCCCTAAACAACTATCTTTAGGCCCGTTGGAAGCGGAAATTTTAAATATTATCTGGGAACTTGGTTCAGCCACAGTCAAGGATGTACACGATCGCATCCTCGCCGATCCCAACCGCGAATTAGCGTATACTTCTGTAACCACAGTTTTACGTCGCCTCACTGATAAAGGTTGGCTGGCCTGCGATAAGAAAGAGCGGGCATTCTATTGGCGGCCAATGCTGAGTAAGCAGCAATCAGATGTAATCAAAGCTCACGAGCAGTTACAGCGATTTCTCGCGGTGGGAAATCCCGATGTTATTGCTGCCTTTGCCGATAGTCTAGATGAAGCAGCTAGTGAGCAAATAGCAGCGATCGCCAAACGGATTCAATCTGCACGCCAAGCCAGGGAGGAACAATGA